The genomic stretch TGCGGTTGAACTTCTCCAGCGGATCGGAGACTTGCGGCATGGCGTACTCGTCGTATTCCTCCGCGTCTTCCGCCGCCAGATCGACGGCCCGCAGGGTGGGCGCGATCAGACATGCGATCGATGCGACGAGAGCGGCGCGCAGACTCGCGCGCGCTGTGTAGAAGGATGCTTTCGCGTTCATGGTTTTCGGGACACTTTCGCCAGATTGTCCTCCAGAGACTTGATCAAAGCGGGCGCTCCACCGCGCTGCACGATCGGCTCGAACTGTGCGCGGTAGTTCGCGATCATGCTCACGCCCTCGATGACGACGTCGTAGATGCGCCAGCCGTCCTTGGCCTGTTCCACGCGGTAGGAGACGCTGTAGTTCTTTCCTGCATACACGATCGTGGTGGGCAGCTCCCGCCGCGTCGCCGCGAGATTCACGGCCGTGCCGTAACGGATCTCGGGCGGCTCGCCCGGTTCGAAGCTGTCCGCGTAGGTCCTCAAGACCAACCGCGAAAAGAGGTCCGTCACGGTACGGCGGTCCGCTTCGCTCATGTTGCGCCAAGCCGGCCCGACGGCCCGACGCGTCACCGACTCCAGATCGAAGTGCTTTTCCAGCACCGGGCGGATGCGCGTCGAGAGTGGTTCGCCCGACGCGCCCGAATCGCCGTAGACCACGGACAGTACCTCGTCGACGCCGCTGCGCAGCATGTCCATCGGATCGCTCGCGGCCGAGGCGGCGGAACAGCCCCACACGGCGGCAGCGAGCACGAGACGAGCGAAGTGTTTCACGAGAGTCGTCATTTGGCTTCCTCCTTCTGGTTGTCGACCGAGCCGAACGCGAAGCGACTGATCAACGATTCGAGATCCACGGTCGATTCGGTCTCGGTGAACGTGCCCCGCGCTTCGACGAGTTCGTCCTCAACGCCGGGAAGGATGGCGAGGAACTTGTCGCCGATGAGACCGCTGGTCTTGACCGAGACGATCGAGTCGCTCGCGAGTTTCAGGTCGTTGCGCAGACGCATCTCCACCACCGCGGCGAAGGTCTCCGGATCGAGCCGTACGGCTTCCACACGACCCACGACGACGCCCGAAATCGACACGTTGGCGCCGGGATTGACGCCCGCCGCGTTGCTGAAACGCGCGAAGACCGGATACGTGTCGGAACCTCCGAACGTGCCTCCGCCGATCTTCAACGCCAAGTAGGCCACGGCCACGATGCCGACGAGCACGAATGCGCCCACGGCCGTCTCGATCCTGGAAATTTTCATGAGGTGACGTTTCTCCCCGGCGCCGCCCGCAGCGCCTGCAATTCTTCCTTCAAGTGTGCGACGCTGTCGCGAAACGCGCTCACGGCTTCGTCGCGACAGGCTCGAAATTCGGCCGGTGTACCCTCGAAACGCATACGCCCTCCGTCGAGGAGTGCGACGCGGTCACTGGCCACCAGGGCTTCGTCGAGATCGTGCGTCACGAGCACGGCCGTGAAACCCAATTCGCGTTGGTAGCGCGCGATCATGGCGAAGACGGCGTTGCGCCGCAACGGATCGAGCCCCGCGGTGGGTTCGTCGAACAACACCAGTTGCGGCCGAGTCACGATCGCCCGCGCGAGCGCCAGCCGCTTCTGCATGCCGCCCGAAAGCTGGCTCGGGTAGCGATCGCGAAACTCGTCCAACTCCAACGAGCGCAAGACTTCCCTCGCTCGCGCGGTGAACTCGCGCCGCGAGAGCCGCGTGGTCTGCTCCAGCGGCAACGCCACGTTCTCGAGCGCGCTGAGCGAGTCCAGCAGCGCGTTGTGTTGAAACAGATAGCTGCACCGGCTGCGGAAGTCGGCGCGCGCCTCGCGGTCGTTCTTGCGCATCGGCTCTCCCTCGAAACGGATCTCGCCGCGCTCCGGCGTGAGAATGCCCGCGAGACACTTCAGAAACACCGACTTGCCCGTGCCGCTCTTGCCCAAGACCGAGACGACCGCTCCGGCCGGGACCGCCAGACTCACGTCCTCCAGCACGACTTGTTCGCCGAAGACTTTGCGCAAGCCCCGCGCTTCGAGGAGAGGTTTTTCGATCGCGACCATGGATGCGGTTCAGATCAATGCCGAGGTGATCAGGTAGTCGGCCGCGAGCACCGCGATGCTGGAGAGCACGACCGCCCTCGTGGTCGAAGCGCTCACCGCCCGCGCCCCCGTGACGCCGGCGCGGCGGTGCGCGGTGAAGCCGTTGTAACAACAGATCGCCGTCGTGAGTAGACCGAACACGATCGCCTTCAAGAAACACTCGCGCACGTCTTCGGGCCCCACCGCGCGCATGACCGAGGACCAGTAGGTGCCGCCCTCCAAGTGCAACAACACCGAGCCCGACAACCACCCACCCACCAAGCCCACGAGCGTGAAGAGCGCCGCCTGCATCGGAAACACCAGCACCGACATCAACAACCGCGGTGCCACGAGATAGCGCCGCGGGTCCACCCCCATCGTCTCCAGTGCGTCGATCTGCTCGCTGTTGCGTTGGATGCCGATCTCCGCCGCCACGGCCGAGCCCGCTTGCCCCACGACCATCAGCGCAGCCAGCACCGGCGCGAGTTCACGCGTGAGCGTGAGCGAGACGAGCGTGCCCAACAAACCCTCCGAACCGAACCGCGCCAACACGTAATACCCCTGCAGGCCGAGCACCAATCCCGTGAAGCCGCCCACGATGAGCACAACCGGCACACAGCGCACGCCCTGCTCGTGGATCGCCCGCACCATCCTCCGCCCCAACCTCGGCGCGCCCACGGCCGAGCCGAGCGCACGCGACGTGAAGAGCGCGAAATCGCCCAGTTCGGCGACTGCGCCGAGCGTCATCCGACCAAGTGGTTGCAGCATGAGGAAGCGGGAAAAGCGCAGTCACGTAACGAAACCCCCTCGCTCGTGCAAGCGGCCTCGTCGTTCCGTCCGACACGCGAACGCCCGCGCCCAGACCTCACGCCCCTCGCGCTCCACGACCCCTCCGTGCCCCACCATGATACGATCGAAATCCCACCCCAGCACACCGCGCACCGACGCCTCGAAACGAGCCCGCGAACGGATCGCCAACCGAAACAACCGCGAGGGTCCCGGCGGATGCGCCATGCCCGCCGCGGCGAGCAACCACCGACCCGGACCCCGAGCCGGGACCGTGAGATTGAACAACGCGTCCGTCACCACGAGCGTCCGCGTCGCGCGATGCAAGAAGACGGTCTCCCGCACCCGCGGCATGCCGTCCAAGAGTCGGAAGTCGAGCCCCGCCAACGTCGGATCGCCCGCCTCCAAACGCGTCAACGGCCATCCGGGGTGACCGGCTCGCACGACGTCGTCCGCCACGAAACGCGCCTCCGGAAACGCACCGAACCAACCATCGAACCACAGGTCGTGCACCAGATTCGTCACGACGAACACACCCACGTCGCCGAGAGAACGCAGAGCCGCGAAGTTCGCCTCCGTCGGCCGTAGCGGCGAGAACACCACGAGACGGCCCGAGTCACCGCGCACGAGCGTCACCCGCCGCCCCAACGGCAAACCGAGGACACGGAGAGGCTCCGCCGCCGTCCACAAGAGATCGGGTACGATGGTCTGCACCGAGCGGAACGAGACGAAACTCTTCCGCCGACGCGATCCTCATCGGCTCTCCCGCAGGAACGCGCACACCCCGTACGCGAGGCTGCCCGGCCACACGGACCGGGCAGCGGATCAGACTACTCCCGAACCAGCGCGATGGTGAAACCGCACTGGAGATGATGCGCGCCCGCCCCTGGGACGGGCGCTCCGGATCAGAACGTGCCCTTCACGCCGACCATCCAGATCGTGCCGGTCTTGAGGACGCGGATGAAGTTGTTCTCGTGACCGCGGTAGGTGGACTGCGAGGGCTCGTTGGTCAGGTTGCGCGCGTCGACGAAGGCCGTGAACGAGCGGTTGACGCGGTACTCGACGTTGAGGTCGAGCTGCATGCGGTCCTTTTGATATTCGTGCGCGGGCGTGTTCCACCACGTGAGTATCTTGCCGATCTTGTTCACGTTGAGCCGGGCACCGAACGGCCCTTGGTTGTAGGCGACGCCCCCATTGGCCATCCACTTCGGCGAACCGAGGTAGAAGCGCCACTCGTCGTAATCGAGGTAGGTGTAGTTGGCGAAGACGCCGAGACCCTTCAACGGGCCGGGGAGAAACGCGAGCTGGTGCGAATAATCGAGCTCGAAGCCGTTGTGCACGATCGGCGTGCCGACGTTGGCCACGCTGTTCAGCCGCCACCCGGCATACTCGGTGTTACCGCCCCAACCACTCGCCCCGAGTTCGATCGAAGAGGTGAGCTGGAGATCCTTCACTCGCGTGCGGAAGATCGAAGCGGTGAATTGGCCGACCGG from Opitutales bacterium ASA1 encodes the following:
- a CDS encoding ABC transporter ATP-binding protein, encoding MVAIEKPLLEARGLRKVFGEQVVLEDVSLAVPAGAVVSVLGKSGTGKSVFLKCLAGILTPERGEIRFEGEPMRKNDREARADFRSRCSYLFQHNALLDSLSALENVALPLEQTTRLSRREFTARAREVLRSLELDEFRDRYPSQLSGGMQKRLALARAIVTRPQLVLFDEPTAGLDPLRRNAVFAMIARYQRELGFTAVLVTHDLDEALVASDRVALLDGGRMRFEGTPAEFRACRDEAVSAFRDSVAHLKEELQALRAAPGRNVTS
- a CDS encoding ABC transporter permease, with product MTLGAVAELGDFALFTSRALGSAVGAPRLGRRMVRAIHEQGVRCVPVVLIVGGFTGLVLGLQGYYVLARFGSEGLLGTLVSLTLTRELAPVLAALMVVGQAGSAVAAEIGIQRNSEQIDALETMGVDPRRYLVAPRLLMSVLVFPMQAALFTLVGLVGGWLSGSVLLHLEGGTYWSSVMRAVGPEDVRECFLKAIVFGLLTTAICCYNGFTAHRRAGVTGARAVSASTTRAVVLSSIAVLAADYLITSALI
- a CDS encoding ABC transporter substrate-binding protein — translated: MTTLVKHFARLVLAAAVWGCSAASAASDPMDMLRSGVDEVLSVVYGDSGASGEPLSTRIRPVLEKHFDLESVTRRAVGPAWRNMSEADRRTVTDLFSRLVLRTYADSFEPGEPPEIRYGTAVNLAATRRELPTTIVYAGKNYSVSYRVEQAKDGWRIYDVVIEGVSMIANYRAQFEPIVQRGGAPALIKSLEDNLAKVSRKP
- the mlaD gene encoding outer membrane lipid asymmetry maintenance protein MlaD produces the protein MKISRIETAVGAFVLVGIVAVAYLALKIGGGTFGGSDTYPVFARFSNAAGVNPGANVSISGVVVGRVEAVRLDPETFAAVVEMRLRNDLKLASDSIVSVKTSGLIGDKFLAILPGVEDELVEARGTFTETESTVDLESLISRFAFGSVDNQKEEAK